In Danaus plexippus chromosome 19, MEX_DaPlex, whole genome shotgun sequence, the following are encoded in one genomic region:
- the LOC116768142 gene encoding integumentary mucin C.1-like, with translation MQVLITLLLLTAATADKIFDTECPSEQEQDWSIEKLLRHDDCEKFYKCTFGKPVEMSCPAGLWFNLDLWQCDWPANVDCTGRNEPTLPPPETTSPIPTTPSPTTPSTPAPTTTTTTTTTTTTTPAPTTTTTTTTTPAPTTTTTTTTTPAPTTTTTTTTPAPTTTTTTTTPAPTTTTTTTTPAPTTTITTTTRKCSPRTTTTPVPTSTTTVAPTEPDFLENGCPVNPHIHWLLPHESDCNLFYYCVWGRLVLRQCPATLHFNRVIQVCDWPNNAGCAKSFNKDAASRRHFLRF, from the exons atgcaAG TCCTCATAACACTTCTGTTGCTGACTGCGGCAACAGCGGATAAAATATTCGACACTGAGTGCCCATCGGAACAAGAACAGGACTGGTCTATCGAGAAGTTGTTGCGTCATGATGATTGTGAAAAGTTTTACAAATGTACCTTTGGAAAACCAGTAGAAATGTCCTGTCCAGCTGGTCTCTGGTTCAACCTCGACTTATGGCAGTGTGATTGGCCAGCTAATGTAGACTGTACCGGCAGGAATGAACCTACTCTTCCTCCACCGGAAACCACATCTCCTATACCAACTACACCATCGCCCACAACACCTTCCACTCCTGCACCAACGACAACAACAACTAccactactactactactacgaCGCCTGCACCTACAACCACTACTACAACTACCACAACGCCGGCACCTACAACCACGACCACAACAACAACGACACCTGCACCCACAACTACTACAACCACAACTACACCTGCGCCCACAACCACAACCACCACAACTACACCTGCACCCACAACCACAACAACCACAACTACACCTGCGCCCACAACTACTATAACCACAACGACTCGCAAATGCAGCCCCAGAACTACGACAACACCTGTACCGACATCAACAACAACAGTGGCACCGACTGAACCAGATTTTTTGGAAAACGGTTGCCCAGTAAATCCACACATACATTGGCTGCTACCTCATGAGTCGGATTGTAATTTGTTCTACTACTGCGTTTGGGGAAGATTAGTGCTACGGCAATGTCCTGCAACTCTACACTTCAATAGAGTTATACAG GTCTGTGATTGGCCTAACAATGCTGGTTGTGCTAAGTCTTTCAACAAGGATGCTGCGAGTAGAAGACATTTTTTAAGGTTCTAA
- the LOC116768126 gene encoding voltage-dependent calcium channel subunit alpha-2/delta-3-like: MSLSFSCFSLTFIFKILLYSEIHCRLQEWAKEISDALYINEEEVVHRDILLEGFSDIQIKTRNGTAIAEQAAKALEELLDRRGKAAEAIMRKAEQLATDRSDPPNDYYYDNSVDINVLKKVQKPENEWELVLNCSSLNKVEVYNSAHFDAQVSLEHTSVHVAVEVFECDPRVLPDIYWSEGLFEAFRENYAQDATLDMQYMCSAKGFLRHYPAALWDSMYKLKIEDGEALYDCRLRPWYVSASGAPRDILILLDSSGSMSNSSNLLIAEQLTLALLSALTDDDQVNVLRFNEIVESPIPCFNGKLVPANHVNSAAMMDALQYQNTSCETWMDHVLVYSVNLLKERKKATDRPPSCQQAIVLITDSLYENYTDLMNVLDPDGSIRVFVLWLHDPNGVRDSTHFYGESVSCSRDGFFAELITHADVTERVMNILRVLERPLVSQRKQRLRVYSDVYANVEDPRRGEYYWQQKENTEQMYRYTQLRRNKDKFLNSDRLYSDYLHMHKLEKFGQYYEGQDINYRLQVTVSVPVFDSTTSENITIVLDEEKQRNSTRTYPVNRLLGVAGVDIPLDHLKLILPLYLIGAGGSLFLIDHRGNIVLHENAKPVFDGDILKPGYRTVDLLDVEQPAVEHWPRHYPQEWLEFRNTLVVEQPSGTKTMYAKSIFDEGMRAFLEMKEYHWKRVKNYYTIVVTLTKYNNKHAVPEAKFTQALANAAMNALHGTDFSVHPDWLYCQHVDPHFDTREAEVLHFLRRRRDEPNFSMRKINHVFSPIKPTLLEKTYQCNEELMARFSREAIATNSWTKIAESTEHACTTCRLGSTTAFFASESGLTRWQQYHATSPHAEPPSGGEWPRGPGETWYRRASATPDLIVHAPVPPIRLLRNSFIEPPELGERYKWLTAARMIAHANKGTIGVAGYHFHRQHLKDVLKSITDFPCDEEEECEPRCDGEEWSCVLVDEGGWIVSDTEEEDEEQAKEPVTQHLANVYPTAMSALLNASIFKLHWIHDYQAVCFPSTKEIIRPKHKKVKSSAPNLPSLIRSLWTSLSEILLISQEMFTFLTLLTTIPDGVNADTEAEKEKRRKKIRRDFEREKYERLFDPRVLVNRTHFAACDRSRALYVLQRNQRAMEALRRKPHLCKWPLVGTEVPKTNLLLLAIYKGCPFTGKPLNDPFSNELVSLADDEEGRSMAARLACWRTRVPLPARAPSTQCFPHHYGDEEGYRQCGPWLPDPPKKSADVKHVTLLINLPVILMLLA; this comes from the exons ATGTCGTTGTCCTTTTCTTGTTTCAG TCTgacctttatttttaaaatactcttaTATTCTGAAATTCATTGCAGATTACAAGAATGGGCTAAAGAAATATCTGATGCCTTATATATAAACGAAGAAGAAGTTGTGCATAGAGATATTTTGTTAGAAGGATTCTCAGACATCcaaattaaaacaagaaaCGGCACGGCCATCGCCGAACAGGCAGCTAAAGCTCTAGAAGAACTTCTAGATCGAAGAGGCAAAGCCGCAGAGGCTATCATGAGGAAGGCGGAGCAGTTAGCGACCGACAGATCTGACCCACCCAACGactattattatgataacagTGTA gACATAAACGTCCTTAAGAAAGTACAGAAACCTGAAAACGAGTGGGAACTAGTTTTAAACTGCAGCAGTTTGAATAAAGTAGAGGTTTACAATAGCGCACACTTCGACGCTCAAGTTTCTTTAGAACATACGAGCGTACATGTTGCTGTCGAGGTTTTTGAATGTG atcCCAGAGTACTCCCTGATATATATTGGTCGGAAGGGCTGTTTGAAGCATTTCGAGAAAATTACGCTCAAGACGCCACACTCGACATGCAGTATATGTGTAGTGCTAAAGGATTTTTGAGACACTATCCTG CTGCACTGTGGGATAGTATGTACAAATTGAAGATTGAAGATGGAGAAGCGTTGTACGACTGTAGATTGCGACCGTGGTACGTCAGTGCAAGCGGAGCTCCAAgagatattcttattttactcGATTCCTCGGGGTCTATGAGTAACTCGTCTAACCTTCTCATAGCGGAACAGTTGACTCTGGCCCTCCTCAGCGCCCTCACTGACGACGATCAAGTCAACGTCCTCCGATTCAACGAAATTGTAGAATCTCCCATTCCATGCTTCAATGGAAAACTTGTGCCT GCCAACCATGTGAACTCAGCGGCCATGATGGATGCCCTCCAATATCAAAACACCTCCTGCGAGACCTGGATGGATCATGTGCTGGTGTACTCCGTTAATTTGctgaaagaaagaaaaaaagctACAGACAGACCGCCTTCCTGTCAACAGGCCATTGTCTTGATAACAGACAGTCTCTACGAAAATTACACTGACTTAATGAACGTATTAGACCCTGATGGAAGTATCAG GGTGTTTGTCCTATGGCTACATGACCCCAATGGGGTGAGAGATAGTACGCATTTCTATGGAGAATCGGTAAGCTGTTCTCGTGATGGATTCTTTGCGGAGTTGATCACCCATGCTGACGTCACGGAGAGAGTCATGAATATATTAAGAGTACTAGAACGCCCTCTGGTATCTCAGAGGAAGCAGCGTCTGCGAGTCTACAGTGATGTATACGCCAATGTAGAG GACCCAAGACGCGGCGAATATTACTGGCAGCAGAAAGAAAACACCGAACAAATGTATCGTTACACGCAACTCCGTCGCAACAAAGACAAGTTTCTCAATAGCGATCGTCTTTACAGCGACTACCTGCATATGCATAAATTG gAAAAGTTTGGCCAATACTACGAAGGTCAGGATATTAACTACCGACTTCAGGTGACAGTCTCTGTTCCCGTGTTTGACAGCACCACATCTGAA AACATAACGATTGTCTTGGATGAG GAAAAACAAAGGAATTCTACCAGAACG TATCCCGTCAACCGTCTACTAGGTGTCGCTGGCGTTGACATTCCGTTGGACCATCTCAAACTAATTCTACCGTTGTATCTA aTAGGCGCAGGCGGATCGCTCTTTCTTATTGACCATCGGGGAAACATTGTATTACATGAAAATGCAAAGCCAGTC TTTGACGGTGACATTCTAAAGCCGGGGTATCGAACTGTGGACCTTCTTGATGTTGAGCAACCAGCTGTCGAACACTGGCCCCGGCACTACCCTCAGGAATGGCTGGAG tTTAGAAACACCTTAGTAGTCGAACAGCCTAGTGGAACTAAGACAATGTATGCCAAGAGTATTTTCGATGAAGGTATGAGAGCTTTTTTGGAAATGAAGGAGTACCATTGGAAGAGGGTAAAGAATTATTACACGATCGTGGTGACTCTAACCAAATACAACAATAAGCATGCGGTCCCCGAAGCAAAGTTTACACAGGCTCTAGCTAATGCCGCGATGAATGCGTTGCATGGCACAGATTTTTCCGTGCACCCAGActg GTTGTATTGCCAGCACGTAGACCCCCACTTTGATACACGGGAAGCGGAAGTTCTTCATTTCCTGAGGCGTCGTCGAGATGAACCCAATTTTTCGATGCGAAAGATCAATCACGTGTTCTCACCCATAAAACCGACACTACTAGAGAAAACTTACCAAT GTAACGAGGAACTAATGGCGAGATTCAGTAGAGAAGCAATCGCCACAAACTCGTGGACTAAGATCGCTGAGAGCACAGAACATGCTTGCACAACCTGTCGACTCGGCTCGACGACCGCCTTCTTTGCCAGCG AAAGCGGTCTAACCCGCTGGCAACAGTACCACGCGACAAGTCCGCACGCAGAGCCGCCATCTGGTGGTGAGTGGCCTCGGGGGCCGGGAGAGACGTGGTACCGGCGAGCAAGTGCGACCCCAGACCTCATTGTACATGCGCCCGTACCCCCCATCAGACTGCTAAGGAACAGCTTCATTGAACCACCTGAG TTGGGCGAGCGATACAAGTGGTTGACTGCTGCGCGTATGATCGCGCACGCCAATAAAGGAACCATCGGCGTCGCCGGCTACCACTTCCACCGGCAACACTTGAAGGATGTGCTGAAATCAATAACTGACTTTCCT TGCGATGAAGAAGAAGAATGTGAACCACGCTGCGACGGCGAGGAGTGGAGCTGTGTGCTCGTTGATGAAGGTGGTTGGATAGTATCAGACACTGAGGAAGAAGACGAGGAGCAAGCAAAGGAACCTGTTACCCAACACCTGGCTAATGTCTACCCAACAGCGATGTCAGCGCTGCTAAACGCTAGCATCTTCAAGCTGCATTGGATTCATGACTACCAAGCTGTTTGTTTCCCGTCAACTAAGGAGATAATACGGCcgaaacataaaaaagtgaAGTCCAGCGCAccg aATCTACCGTCACTCATAAGAAGTTTATGGACTTCGTTAAGTGAAATACTACTTATAAGTCAGGAAATGTTTACTTTTCTCACCCTTCTAACTACAA taccaGACGGTGTAAATGCAGACACGGAAGCAGAAAAAGAGAAACGtcgtaaaaaaatacgtcGGGATTTCGAACGAGAGAAATATGAACGACTGTTTGATCCTCGGGTACTCGTTAATAGAACACACTTCGCTGCCTGCGACAGATCCAGGGCGCTGTACGTGCTCCAG CGAAACCAAAGAGCTATGGAAGCTCTGAGAAGGAAGCCCCATCTTTGCAAGTGGCCCCTCGTGGGCACTGAAGTGCCAAAGACCAACTTGTTGCTACTCGCAATCTACAAAGGGTGCCCTTTCACTGGCAAACCGCTCAACGATCCCTTCAGCAACGAACTG GTGTCGCTGGCTGATGATGAAGAAGGTCGCAGTATGGCGGCGCGACTCGCATGTTGGAGAACCCGCGTCCCTCTACCAGCTCGAGCACCCAGCACGCAATGCTTCCCACACCACTATGGAGAT GAAGAGGGTTACCGTCAATGCGGTCCGTGGCTGCCGGATCCACCAAAGAAATCAGCCGACGTTAAACacgttacattattaattaacttacCAGTGATATTGATGTTATTAGCTTAA
- the LOC116768070 gene encoding uncharacterized protein LOC116768070 isoform X1, with amino-acid sequence MFRKALVCLLTLHFYWVMAQGECIDFRGRHISNGLHYVPGPDTCTLCICENGLPKVCKAVLCSPPQDCRSFRLGNTCCEFICLDDVVKPTDGAEANIRVAASGAASVVLLTIALVVYRVRKQKRRRPLHAEDQRSLTSIGYISGSMGYMGGTCETAQLGAWKPPSNYLPRGEAPPPYEEAMAQCRSDPMRVTNETSFHRSYPLEPRDEVCATHAYVNLPRPLVQMANTQNCYNAPLLQPVHPPEAREAIVMPHPLVANMGVGGRLTGSLGAISARLSVPRDDHERDRVERVERPHNVPGFYTTHTALHRTIPRISTALDTSTLEAMGFSRADRSLAGEVRRSFHRPDARERDRPHTGRSVPRNLNIASASPAHEQEDDLAVRPRLHSVHNDEDKKELTPHNHPTLPLTVDKPSCECSYEAARDADDYRSECENCHSTNNSGSPPSVGRRAVVSGAAEEHRRCRDERRRRPHSPPPPLHCRSRSLRDRAVTEWATLRTGRTGSIRSQTPTASQKRNENLLYLIL; translated from the exons atgtttagaaaagCATTGGTGTGTTTGTTGACCTTACACTTTTatt ggGTAATGGCTCAAGGCGAGTGTATAGACTTCCGTGGCAGACACATATCAAACGGTTTGCATTATGTGCCCGGCCCCGATACATGTACGCTTTGCATCTGTGAAAATGGTTTGCCTAAAGTGTGTAAGGCTGTCTTGTGTTCACCCCCACAA GATTGCCGATCATTCCGTTTGGGCAATACTTGCTGTGAGTTCATTTGTCTTGATGATGTAGTGAAACCCACTGATGGGGCGGAGGCCAATATCAGGGTTGCGGCATCAGGAGCTGCTTCAGTGGTCCTATTAACTATAGCCCTTGTTGTATATAGAGTGAGGAAACAAAAACGACGTAGGCCTCTGCATGCCGAAGACCAAAGAAGTTTGACTAGTATTGg atATATTAGTGGCAGTATGGGGTACATGGGAGGTACTTGTGAAACAGCTCAACTGGGTGCCTGGAAGCCTCCTTCGAACTATCTTCCTAGAGGAGAAGCACCACCGCCATACGAAGAGGCTATGGCACAATGCAGATCTGATCCTATGAG AGTAACAAACGAAACATCTTTCCACCGTTCATACCCTTTGGAGCCTCGAGATGAAGTCTGCGCGACCCACGCCTATGTCAACCTACCACGACCACTCGTGCAG atggCCAATACCCAGAATTGCTACAACGCTCCACTCCTACAACCAGTACACCCGCCTGAAGCCAGGGAGGCGATCGTCATGCCGCATCCATTGGTAGCTAATA TGGGGGTTGGGGGTCGCCTGACGGGGTCGCTGGGGGCTATCAGCGCCCGCCTCAGCGTACCCCGCGATGACCACGAACGTGACAGAGTCGAACGTGTCGAACGACCCCACAATGTCCCCGGCTTCTACACCACACACACGGCACT ACACCGCACTATACCACGTATATCGACAGCCCTGGACACGTCCACACTAGAAGCGATGGGTTTCAGCCGAGCGGACCGGTCCCTGGCGGGGGAGGTGAGGAGATCCTTCCACAGACCAGACGCCAGGGAGAGAGACAGACCTCACACCGGGAGGAGCGTGCCCAGGAACCTGAACATCGCGTCCGCCTCGCCCGCACACGAACAGGAAGACGA TCTCGCTGTGCGGCCCCGTCTCCACAGTGTCCACAACGATGAAGACAAAAAGGAGTTGACACCACACAACCACCCGACACTACCTCTTACTGTGGACAAA CCATCCTGCGAGTGTAGCTACGAGGCAGCTCGCGACGCTGATGATTATCGCAGCGAGTGTGAGAACTGTCACTCAACCAACAACTCGGG CTCTCCCCCCTCAGTTGGGAGGAGGGCGGTAGTGAGTGGTGCGGCGGAGGAACACAGACGCTGCAGAGACGAGCGCCGCCGCCGCCCGCACAGCCCGCCGCCACCGCTACACTGCCGCAGCCGGTCACTAAGGGACAGGG CCGTAACGGAATGGGCAACCCTTCGAACTGGGAGAACTGGTTCAATACGATCCCAGACTCCGACAGCGAGTCAGAAGAGGAATGAAaatttgttgtatttaattttataa
- the LOC116768070 gene encoding uncharacterized protein LOC116768070 isoform X2: MFRKALVCLLTLHFYWVMAQGECIDFRGRHISNGLHYVPGPDTCTLCICENGLPKVCKAVLCSPPQDCRSFRLGNTCCEFICLDDVVKPTDGAEANIRVAASGAASVVLLTIALVVYRVRKQKRRRPLHAEDQRSLTSIGYISGSMGYMGGTCETAQLGAWKPPSNYLPRGEAPPPYEEAMAQCRSDPMRVTNETSFHRSYPLEPRDEVCATHAYVNLPRPLVQMANTQNCYNAPLLQPVHPPEAREAIVMPHPLVANMGVGGRLTGSLGAISARLSVPRDDHERDRVERVERPHNVPGFYTTHTALHRTIPRISTALDTSTLEAMGFSRADRSLAGEVRRSFHRPDARERDRPHTGRSVPRNLNIASASPAHEQEDDLAVRPRLHSVHNDEDKKELTPHNHPTLPLTVDKPSCECSYEAARDADDYRSECENCHSTNNSGWEEGGSEWCGGGTQTLQRRAPPPPAQPAATATLPQPVTKGQGRNGMGNPSNWENWFNTIPDSDSESEEE; encoded by the exons atgtttagaaaagCATTGGTGTGTTTGTTGACCTTACACTTTTatt ggGTAATGGCTCAAGGCGAGTGTATAGACTTCCGTGGCAGACACATATCAAACGGTTTGCATTATGTGCCCGGCCCCGATACATGTACGCTTTGCATCTGTGAAAATGGTTTGCCTAAAGTGTGTAAGGCTGTCTTGTGTTCACCCCCACAA GATTGCCGATCATTCCGTTTGGGCAATACTTGCTGTGAGTTCATTTGTCTTGATGATGTAGTGAAACCCACTGATGGGGCGGAGGCCAATATCAGGGTTGCGGCATCAGGAGCTGCTTCAGTGGTCCTATTAACTATAGCCCTTGTTGTATATAGAGTGAGGAAACAAAAACGACGTAGGCCTCTGCATGCCGAAGACCAAAGAAGTTTGACTAGTATTGg atATATTAGTGGCAGTATGGGGTACATGGGAGGTACTTGTGAAACAGCTCAACTGGGTGCCTGGAAGCCTCCTTCGAACTATCTTCCTAGAGGAGAAGCACCACCGCCATACGAAGAGGCTATGGCACAATGCAGATCTGATCCTATGAG AGTAACAAACGAAACATCTTTCCACCGTTCATACCCTTTGGAGCCTCGAGATGAAGTCTGCGCGACCCACGCCTATGTCAACCTACCACGACCACTCGTGCAG atggCCAATACCCAGAATTGCTACAACGCTCCACTCCTACAACCAGTACACCCGCCTGAAGCCAGGGAGGCGATCGTCATGCCGCATCCATTGGTAGCTAATA TGGGGGTTGGGGGTCGCCTGACGGGGTCGCTGGGGGCTATCAGCGCCCGCCTCAGCGTACCCCGCGATGACCACGAACGTGACAGAGTCGAACGTGTCGAACGACCCCACAATGTCCCCGGCTTCTACACCACACACACGGCACT ACACCGCACTATACCACGTATATCGACAGCCCTGGACACGTCCACACTAGAAGCGATGGGTTTCAGCCGAGCGGACCGGTCCCTGGCGGGGGAGGTGAGGAGATCCTTCCACAGACCAGACGCCAGGGAGAGAGACAGACCTCACACCGGGAGGAGCGTGCCCAGGAACCTGAACATCGCGTCCGCCTCGCCCGCACACGAACAGGAAGACGA TCTCGCTGTGCGGCCCCGTCTCCACAGTGTCCACAACGATGAAGACAAAAAGGAGTTGACACCACACAACCACCCGACACTACCTCTTACTGTGGACAAA CCATCCTGCGAGTGTAGCTACGAGGCAGCTCGCGACGCTGATGATTATCGCAGCGAGTGTGAGAACTGTCACTCAACCAACAACTCGGG TTGGGAGGAGGGCGGTAGTGAGTGGTGCGGCGGAGGAACACAGACGCTGCAGAGACGAGCGCCGCCGCCGCCCGCACAGCCCGCCGCCACCGCTACACTGCCGCAGCCGGTCACTAAGGGACAGGG CCGTAACGGAATGGGCAACCCTTCGAACTGGGAGAACTGGTTCAATACGATCCCAGACTCCGACAGCGAGTCAGAAGAGGAATGA
- the LOC116767887 gene encoding mitochondrial outer membrane protein SLC25A46, with translation MAGFGDYSGFNRPYGLDQNRETNDLYDTRYQQVYGYHTPITEEYQGPPLIMDDAPEEETNAFVTTTISVASLITENLLSHPFIVLRRQCQVHNSLRNYHIVPYTLLPVVVRLHRRQEFTTLWKGIGSTCIVKGLNLAVEDVISKGTGWPKEIGKCNSVLQFLQHFTLKCISIALVTPFYSASLVETVQSDIASDKPAILDVFREGFVRILEWGTPSRGRMLPIWAIVYPTAALGITKYFAHIILRKVAAKVIRFQQRHKHELSDSYSGNYSKSQNPLIEDINLKANIFSFVTMEILFFPVETIIHRLHIQGTRTIIDNLDTGTSVTPILTGYEGFLDCYSTTIAKEGVAGLYKGFGALVLQLAAHLAIIKLTTLVVSEMSNLLKPAHSPTNSEESHTQQKYLFN, from the exons atggCTGGTTTTGGTGACTACAGTGGATTTAACCGTCCATATGGTTTAGATCAAAACCGGGaaacaaatgatttatatgaTACACGTTACCAACAAGTGTACGGGTATCATACACCGATAACCGAGGAGTACCAAGGTCCACCTTTGATAATGGACGATGCGCCTGAAGAAG AAACCAACGCCTTTGTAACCACAACAATAAGTGTTGCAAGTCTTATAACAGAAAATCTGTTAAGCCATCCATTTATAGTGTTAAGGCGACAATGTcag GTACATAACAGTTTAAGAAACTACCACATTGTGCCGTACACTCTCTTGCCTGTTGTTGTCAGATTGCACAGGCGACAGGAATTTACAACACTGTGGAAGGGCATTGGCTCAACATGTATTGTAAAAGGTCTTAATTTGGCCGTTGAGGATGTTATATCAAAGGGAACAGGATGGCCAAA AGAGATAGGAAAATGTAATTCAGTATTGCAATTTCTTCAacatttcacattaaaatg CATCAGCATTGCCCTGGTCACTCCGTTTTACTCGGCAAGTCTTGTAGAAACAGTTCAGAGTGACATTGCTAGCGACAAACCCGCAATACTTGATGTTTTCCGAGAGGGTTTTGTACGTATTCTGGAATGGGGCACTCCTAGTCGTGGTAGAATGTTGCCAATCTGGGCAATCGTTTACCCAACCGCCGCCCTCggaattacaaaatattttgctca CATTATTTTACGGAAAGTAGCTGCTAAAGTCATACGCTTCCAACAAAGACACAAACATGAACTAAGTGATTCTTATAGCGGGAATTACTCCAAGTCTCAAAATCCTCTCATAGAGGACATTAACTTGAAGGccaatatattttcctttgtaACAATGGAAATTCTATTCTTTCCTGTTGAGACCATTATACACAGATTACACATTCAg GGTACAAGGACAATTATAGACAATTTGGACACAGGTACATCAGTGACACCTATCCTAACAGGTTACGAAGGATTTCTGGATTGTTATAGCACTACCATAGCAAAGGAAGGTGTGGCCGGTTTGTATAAAGGTTTTGGGGCCTTGGTACTACAACTTGCGGCACATTTGGCAATCATAAAACTAACAACACTAGTTGTATCAGAAATGTCTAATCTATTGAAACCAGCCCATTCTCCTACCAACTCTGAAGAATCACACACacaacagaaatatttattcaactaG
- the LOC116767888 gene encoding large ribosomal subunit protein bL34m has translation MSRLLSAVFQPLRFMTNTLKTFGQCSPNTSLVKPEYPLLASVRTKVRCYFPRPNEVRRVRRHGWNTRISTPNGRRVIMRRLLKGRFVLTH, from the exons ATGTCTAGGCTTCTGAGCGCGGTTTTTCAACCACTACG GTTTATGACcaacactttaaaaacatttggGCAATGTTCGCCAAATACTAGTTTAGTTAAGCCTGAATATCCTTTATTAGCTTCTGTAAGGACCAAAGTTCGCTGTTATTTCCCACGACCGAATGAAGTTAGACGAGTCAGGCGTCACGGTTGGAATACCAGGATATCGACCCCAAATGGAAGGAGAGTTATTATGAGACGACTATTAAAAGGGAGATTTGTTTTAACCCATTGA